In Fibrobacter sp. UWR4, one DNA window encodes the following:
- a CDS encoding carbohydrate-binding protein, with amino-acid sequence MVLKSLASKAVLCAAFGLGAAQAATQATFYVAPDGSDAAKGTKDAPFKTIGAAQKAVRAINGSMTGDIEVILREGTYQVTNTINFDERDGGQNGHYVRYKAAEGEHPLITGGMPITGWTLHDEANNIWKAEGVEGRFRQLYVNNQKAVRACFPNVIAANDKGVGGFDHDFVRLTKVDSTGRAFDVSADYIKNIKNIEDVEIHLMIAWSENILRLEKAQVNGGTAKLIPKDPERTKLFHRAYPMLGTAFMSNPPKQQAFYLENSYDLIDAEGEWYLDEKEHVLYYKARKGENMGTANVVAPRVNTLFNVLGKDTKTKVGYMAFEGLYFAHSNYTRPSEEGFLDLQAANFNVDVLPDPGRGNWEKLNSNKYLLWRPDAAFRVENAHHFLVQGCVFSQIAATGLDFVSGTNDDLIQGNAFFEVGAAGIMLGKFAPDSLSEIHEGYNPSDKDEISTRDTIKNNLVTNVTNEHQGAVGIGAGYPRYVVIEHNEVSYTYYSGISVGFGWTKKETAMTNNHINWNNIHHIARLLCDSGPIYTLSNQGTGSEIQHNYIHDNGTSKWADYWNVPIYLDEGSSGFTVKENVFKNSPAGVGQNQAGQNTLQQTNDYYNADVVNNAGIEKDFQYIRSIKEIPVADFSNIVPQAPFNDVVHSIPGRLQFEDYDEGGQAVSYSDKDAANQGGAYREDGVDVVGLDCADSAATEDCKGYAVGYTDAGEWMEYTVNVILESEYVFRANVASGLDVAGFQLFLDGKAVSDTISIPKGEDWDTYTEINGKTEKLAKGEHVLRVMMTGAYGNLDWIQFALTEAELDTPDPDGIRGSYNLNLDVSNVGAYRIYNSQGRLMGYVNATSAREARDMVRSRVMDAGIYMVKTPNGSAFRMNVK; translated from the coding sequence ATGGTTTTGAAGAGTTTGGCTAGTAAGGCTGTGCTTTGTGCTGCCTTTGGTTTGGGCGCTGCACAGGCCGCAACCCAGGCAACATTCTATGTGGCTCCCGATGGTAGCGATGCTGCCAAGGGTACCAAGGATGCTCCCTTTAAGACTATTGGTGCGGCCCAGAAGGCTGTCCGCGCCATTAACGGTTCCATGACCGGCGACATCGAGGTGATTCTTCGCGAAGGCACCTACCAGGTAACCAATACCATTAACTTTGACGAACGTGACGGTGGCCAGAATGGTCATTACGTTCGCTACAAAGCTGCAGAAGGGGAACACCCGCTGATTACCGGCGGCATGCCCATTACGGGCTGGACCCTTCACGACGAGGCCAATAACATCTGGAAGGCCGAAGGTGTTGAGGGCCGTTTCCGTCAGCTTTATGTGAACAACCAGAAGGCTGTTCGCGCTTGTTTCCCCAACGTGATTGCGGCAAACGACAAGGGCGTCGGCGGTTTTGACCATGATTTTGTGCGCCTTACCAAGGTGGACTCTACGGGTCGCGCTTTCGATGTGTCTGCGGATTACATCAAGAATATCAAGAACATCGAGGATGTTGAAATTCACTTGATGATCGCCTGGTCCGAAAATATCCTGCGTCTTGAAAAGGCCCAGGTGAACGGCGGCACCGCAAAGCTTATTCCCAAGGATCCTGAACGAACCAAGCTGTTCCATCGTGCTTACCCCATGCTGGGCACCGCCTTCATGAGCAATCCGCCCAAGCAGCAGGCCTTCTATCTGGAAAATTCCTATGACCTCATTGATGCGGAAGGGGAATGGTACCTGGACGAAAAGGAACATGTGCTTTACTATAAGGCCCGCAAGGGCGAAAACATGGGTACAGCCAATGTGGTGGCTCCCCGCGTGAACACGCTGTTTAACGTTCTTGGTAAGGATACCAAGACCAAGGTGGGCTATATGGCTTTCGAGGGCCTGTACTTCGCCCACTCCAATTACACTCGCCCCAGCGAAGAGGGCTTCCTGGATCTGCAGGCCGCCAACTTCAACGTGGATGTCTTGCCGGATCCGGGTCGCGGAAACTGGGAAAAGCTGAACAGTAACAAGTATTTGCTGTGGCGCCCCGATGCCGCCTTCCGTGTAGAAAATGCCCATCACTTTTTGGTGCAGGGTTGCGTCTTCTCCCAGATTGCGGCTACCGGCCTTGACTTTGTTAGCGGAACAAACGACGACTTGATTCAGGGCAACGCCTTCTTTGAAGTGGGTGCCGCAGGCATTATGCTGGGCAAGTTCGCTCCCGACTCCCTCAGCGAAATTCATGAAGGTTACAACCCCTCTGACAAGGACGAGATCAGTACTCGCGATACCATCAAGAATAACCTGGTGACAAACGTGACCAACGAGCATCAGGGGGCAGTAGGTATTGGTGCAGGCTATCCCCGCTATGTGGTGATTGAACATAACGAAGTTTCCTACACCTACTACTCTGGAATTTCTGTTGGCTTTGGCTGGACCAAGAAAGAAACTGCCATGACCAACAATCACATTAACTGGAATAACATCCACCACATCGCCCGCTTGCTGTGCGATTCCGGTCCGATCTACACCTTGTCCAACCAGGGCACGGGCAGTGAAATCCAGCACAACTACATTCACGACAATGGGACTTCCAAGTGGGCTGACTACTGGAACGTGCCCATCTATCTGGACGAAGGCTCCAGCGGCTTTACCGTGAAGGAAAACGTGTTCAAGAATTCTCCCGCAGGTGTGGGCCAGAACCAGGCTGGACAAAATACTCTTCAGCAGACCAACGATTACTACAACGCCGATGTGGTAAACAATGCTGGCATCGAGAAGGATTTCCAGTACATTCGTAGTATCAAGGAAATTCCTGTGGCAGATTTCTCCAATATTGTCCCTCAGGCTCCTTTCAACGATGTGGTTCATAGCATTCCCGGTCGCCTGCAGTTTGAAGACTACGACGAAGGCGGTCAGGCAGTTTCTTACAGCGATAAGGATGCTGCAAACCAGGGCGGCGCCTACCGCGAAGACGGTGTGGACGTAGTTGGCCTTGACTGTGCTGATTCTGCCGCTACGGAAGATTGCAAGGGTTATGCCGTGGGCTATACCGATGCCGGCGAATGGATGGAATACACCGTCAATGTGATTCTCGAAAGCGAATACGTCTTCCGTGCCAACGTGGCTAGCGGTTTGGATGTTGCAGGATTCCAGCTGTTCCTGGATGGCAAGGCTGTAAGCGATACCATCTCTATCCCCAAGGGCGAAGACTGGGACACCTATACCGAAATCAATGGCAAGACCGAGAAATTGGCCAAGGGAGAACATGTTCTTCGCGTCATGATGACGGGCGCTTATGGCAATCTGGACTGGATTCAGTTTGCGCTCACCGAAGCGGAATTGGATACTCCTGATCCCGACGGAATTCGTGGAAGTTACAACCTGAATCTGGATGTTTCCAATGTGGGCGCCTACAGGATCTACAACTCCCAAGGCCGCCTGATGGGCTATGTGAATGCCACATCCGCCCGCGAGGCCCGCGACATGGTTCGCAGCCGCGTTATGGACGCCGGTATTTACATGGTGAAGACGCCCAACGGTTCCGCCTTCAGAATGAACGTGAAGTAA
- a CDS encoding TIGR02147 family protein, with amino-acid sequence MKEIVEYHSYRKYMQDFYEERKRCSAFSWREFSKIAGFSSPNYMKVVCEGKSRLSKAGVESVSRAMGLEGFQVEYFTAMVDFEDAKTEAKKKAAFERMQDIAKENRMRVIDADAYHYFESWVNPVLRELAPLMPGAKPLEIARMCYPVVSAAEVRHSLDFMVSAGLLKKEGEAYVQTEKSVTGSAEAIPLALRSMHRQMSKLATEAIDDRPVTERFMAGVTLGISPKTYERIAQEMDAFRQKLVAIAAEEESYTQVYRVNLQMFPLTKDVTKEEEK; translated from the coding sequence ATGAAGGAAATTGTCGAATACCATAGCTATCGAAAGTATATGCAGGATTTTTACGAGGAGCGCAAGCGCTGTTCCGCCTTTTCCTGGCGTGAATTTTCGAAGATTGCTGGATTTTCTTCGCCTAACTACATGAAGGTGGTTTGCGAGGGCAAGAGCCGCCTCAGCAAGGCGGGGGTGGAGAGTGTGTCCCGCGCCATGGGGCTGGAAGGTTTTCAGGTGGAATACTTTACCGCCATGGTGGATTTTGAGGATGCGAAGACGGAGGCGAAAAAGAAGGCTGCCTTTGAACGGATGCAGGACATCGCCAAGGAAAATCGGATGCGGGTCATCGATGCCGACGCCTACCATTATTTTGAATCCTGGGTGAATCCGGTTTTGCGCGAGTTGGCTCCGCTTATGCCTGGGGCAAAACCTCTGGAAATTGCCCGCATGTGCTACCCTGTGGTCAGTGCCGCCGAGGTCCGTCATTCTCTGGATTTCATGGTGTCTGCGGGACTTCTCAAGAAAGAGGGGGAGGCGTACGTTCAGACGGAGAAGTCGGTAACGGGCTCTGCCGAGGCAATCCCGCTGGCGCTCCGTTCCATGCACCGCCAGATGTCAAAGCTTGCTACCGAAGCCATTGATGACCGCCCTGTGACGGAGCGCTTTATGGCAGGCGTCACCTTGGGTATTTCGCCGAAGACTTACGAACGCATCGCTCAAGAGATGGATGCTTTCCGCCAGAAACTGGTGGCCATTGCCGCCGAAGAAGAAAGCTACACTCAGGTGTACCGCGTGAATTTACAGATGTTCCCTTTGACGAAGGACGTTACAAAGGAGGAAGAAAAATGA